The DNA region CGAGGAGGTGGATGAGGAGACCTTCTTCCGCAGCCCGGCGACCGGAGGCACGGTGGTGTCGAGTGCCTTGGAAGCGATGCGGCGCATCGTCGAGTTCCGTTATAGCCCGCAAGACTGGAACATCTATGCGGCCCAGGCGTCGGATGGAGATAATTCCTACGGTGACGGCGAGATGACAGCTCATCTCCTCAAGGATGCTGTCCTGCCCGTCTCCCAATATTTCGCCTATCTCGAGGTCTGCGAAGACGATCAGCATGGAAACAAAGCCGCATCGAACTCGTCTCTTTGGCGCGTCTACGAGCAGTTGCGCACCGACGGACTTCCTCTCTCCATGCGGAAGGTGAGCACCCGAGCCGAAATTTTCCCCGTCTTTCGAGATCTCTTCCAGCGCCGGCAGGGCAAAGAGCGGGTTGCGTCATGACCGCGAACGCGATACCGCGTCTGTACCAAGGCGCCGACTGGGATTTTTCGACGCTGCGGCGGCTGCATGATGCCTGCGAGGACATCGCATTGTCCGAACTCGGGCTCGACGTCTACCCGAACCAGATCGAGGTGATTTCGGCCGAGCAGATGCTCGATGCCTACTCCTCCATCGGCATGCCCTTGTTTTACAAGCACTGGTCCTTCGGCAAGCATTTCACTCAGCACGAAGCGCTTTATCGCAAGGGGTTGAGGGGGCTCGCCTACGAGATCGTTATCAACAGCTCTCCGTGCATTTCCTATCTCATGGAGGAAAACACGACGACCATGCAGGCGCTCGTCATCGCGCATGCCGCTTTCGGTCACAATCACTTCTTCAAGAACAATTATCTGTTCAAGCTCTGGACCGATGCCAAAGGCATCCTCGAATATTTGAACTTCGCCAAGGGCTATGTCGTCAAATGCGAGGAGCGCTACGGCCAGGCCATCGTCGAGCGTACTCTCGACGCCGCGCACGCTCTGATGTCTCACAGCGTTCACCGCTATCCGGGCAAGAAGCAGCTCAACCTGCGCCAGGAAGAGGAGCGCGAGCGGGAGCGGCGTGCCCATGCCGAGCGCGTCTTTAATGATTTGTGGCGTACCGTGCCGTCCGGCTCAGGCAAGAGCGTCTCCGAGCTGAGCGCTGACCGTCGCCGAGCGCTGCTGGGGCTGCCGCAGGAGAATATCCTTTACTTTCTCGAGAAGTCGGCTCCGCGCCTCATGCCCTGGCAGCGGGAACTCCTGCGCATCGTGCGCCACATCGCTCAATATTTCTATCCGCAGGGGCAGACCCAGATCATGAATGAGGGGGCGGCGACCTATGTGCATTATCGCATCATGACTCGCCTGCATGAGCAAGGCGGCATTTCCGACGGAAATTTCCTGGAATTCCTGCAATCGCACACCGACGTCGTGTCGCAACTCCCCTACGACGATCCGCGCTTCTCAGGCTTCAATCCTTATGCCCTCGGCTTCGCAATGATGCGCGATATCGAACGGATCGTCACCGAGCCTGAGGATGAGGATCGTCAATGGTTCCCCGAGATCGCGGGCGCCAAGGACGCGCTGACGGTACTGCGTGATATCTGGGCCAATTACCGTGACGAGAGTTTCATAAGCCAATACCTTAGTCCGCGACTGATGCGGCAAATGCGTATGTTCCAGCTGCATGACGATCCGGCTCTGACCGAGGGCGTCAGGGTCGAGGCGATCCAGAATGAGCGCGGCTATCGCCGGATTCGGCGCGAGCTCGCAAAGCGACACGATGTGGGCTGGATCACCCCCAATATCGAAGTCATCGATGTGGACCTCGTGGGCGACCGGCGCCTCATCCTGCATCATAGCGTTGTCAATGGCTGCCTGCTCGCAGAGGCAGATGCCAAGCGAGTGCTGCAGCATCTTGGTGATCTCTGGGGCTATGACGTGCTGCTCAGGGAAATAGGATCCACGGACACAGTGCTGAAGGAGCATGCCTGCAGCCCCAGAGCAGCGGCATTAGTGGCTGCGTGAGGCGTTCACAGCCAACGATGGCTGGGCGGGAACGTCGTTCCGAAGTCGCGGCGGTATGGCGGGCATCCATAGGACGGGCTCGGCAGCGTCGGGGATGCGATGCCTGCCGCGCGCCATGGGGTGTTTCGGCGAGCCGTCCTGCGTCACGCCGAAGGCACAAAGATCGTGTGTGGCGTCGATCGACATGGCCTGCAGAATCTTCGTCCGATGGGGTACCGGCGGCGCGAGCTTGCCCCAGGCGATGATGCGAATGGCGGCCGTCTCCGCAAGCCCGCGGATCAGCGCCAGGTTGGCGGAGCAGATCGACGCGTAGCCGCTCGGTTGCTTCCGGGTGATCGCGTCGCGCCATTTGCGCAGATCGGCCGGGTCCGCTGCCACATAAGGCTCGAAATTCACGACCGTGAAGCCGGAGAGGTGAGGGCGGTCGGTCAGTCGGAGCAGCCGATGGATGGTCGGATCATCGTTGCTGGTGCCCGCCCGGCTCGGGTTCATCATGCAGATGAGGGCTCGCGGCCCATCGCCCCACCAGCGATCGAGTCGATGGCGCAATGTCCAGCGCCCGAATTGCGAAAAGACTGCGTCGCCCTGGATTTCGCGAGCGCTCGTCTCCTTGGCCAATTGGCCAGGGAAGCTGGGCTGATCGCGCTTTTCGGTCATCCTTCCTTATAGCCGGTGCTCTCACTCAGATCGCCGAGGGTACTGGCCTCCCGATGAAGCGGATCGATAAAGGACGCCCCGCTATCGCGCCGCCCAATGCATCGGAGATATTGAGCGGGAAGCATGTGCTCAATGCGCTCAAAGCGCTTCCGACGAATTCCCGCTGATCGTCGCTGTCGCCCTTCAGCTTCGAGTAGGTGATCCGCGGCTTGCCGAGCAAGGATCCATCGCGCTTGAGGCTGAACAAGATGGTAATCTCGGATCCGGTAGGCTGGATTCTGAGCCTGGCGCAGTGAGTGAATGCTTGCGACAATTCCCGCAAGGTGTTTGCCGGTCGTTCAAAAGCCTCGGCACGCTCCAGGCAACCGATAAGCAATAGACCTGCCGCAATCGCACGGTTCATGGGAGCGTCCTGTCGTGTCGGCATAGAGCGAAGAGCGGTCGTTGAGCACGCCGATCTTCACATTGCCGTCGAACTCCTGGGCGGCGGCCGGCGCGACCGTTTTCTTACTCCTCCCTGTATGTAACCATGAGAACAAGCGGCTAGTCGACGGAATAATGCGGGGCAAGACGAAGGCGCTAGGCCGCCCGCTTCTGCACTTCGGCGCCGATCTGCTATCGTCGAGGCATGACGAAGCGACCTCAAAAGCTCTCGACCGACACGCCCGCATCGCCCGCTTCCGGCCGCGCCGCCAAGCGAGCGAATGCTCCCGATCCGCTCAAGGCCTATCGCAGCAAGCGCGATTTTGCGCGGACTTCCGAACCCGTGGCGAAGCTCGGAAGCGCCGAAGGTGGGCAATTCGTGGTCCAGAAGCACGATGCGCGTCGGCTCCATTACGATTTGCGGCTCGAACTCGACGGCGTGCTCGTGAGCTTCGCGGTGACTCGGGGGCCAAGCCTCAATCCGGAGGATAAGCGTCTCGCGGTGCGCACCGAAGATCACCCGATGAAATATCTCGATTTCGAGGGCGTGATCCCGAAAGGGGAGTATGGCGGCGGCACCATGATCGTCTGGGATCGGGGCACTTGGACGCCGAATTTCGACCCGCATTTCGGCCTCAACAAGGGCCATCTCGAATTCGAGCTGCACGGCAAGCGCCTCGGGGGCCGATGGCATCTGGTGCGAATGAAGCCGCGCCCGGGCGAGACGAAGGAGCAATGGCTGCTGCTGAAGGCCGAGGACGAATTCGCGAAGGGCGCCGTAGGACCCGATATGCTCGAGGAGGAAACGAGGTCCATCCTGTCGGGGCTGACCAATGACGAGGTGGCCAAGGGGGAGCTGGCGCGTCCGGACCACAAGGCGAGGGCGGGGATCGCTCGCCGCAGGAAGCAAGCTCTGCCCGAGGCGAGCCGCCTGAAAGGCGCCCATAAGGGGCTGCTGCCGGTTTTCGTCGAGCCGAGCCTAGCGGCGCCGGCGGCGCATCCGCCCGTTTCGGCGGATTTCGTGCATGAGATCAAGCTCGACGGCTACCGCATGCTGGCGCGGATCGACGGGCGCGAGGTGAAGCTTCTCACCCGGACAGGCCTGGACTGGACCCACCGCTTCAAATCCATTGCCTCGGCGGTGAAGGGCTTGCGCATCCCCTCGGCGATGCTCGACGGCGAGATCGTGGTCGAGGACGCAGCCGGCATTGCGAGCTTCAACGAGCTGGTCACCGACCTCAAATCCGGTCGCCAGGACCGGTTTCGCTACTTCGTCTTCGATCTCATCTATTTCGACGGCTCGGATGTGCGCAAGGCCTCGCTCGTCGACCGCAAGGCCTTGCTGAAGGAGGTTCTGGCCGAGCTGCCCGCCGGAGGAGCGATTGCCTATGGCGACCATCTCGAAGGCCACGGCCCGACCGTATTCGAGCACGCATCTCGCCTGGGCCTCGAGGGCATCGTCTCGAAGCGGCGTGACGCCCCCTATTTTTCGGGACGCGGCAACCTCTGGATCAAATCGAAATGCGTCGAGCGGCAGGAATTCGTGGTTGTCGGTTATGTGCCCTCGACCGCAGGCAAAGGCGCGGTGGGGTCGCTCATCCTCGGCTATTATGAAGGCGGCGCGCTCTTCCATGCCGGCCGGGTCGGCAGCGGCTTTTCGACGGACGAGGCCAAGGCCCTCTTCGCCGCTCTCGAGCCGACGACGATCGACAAGCCGGAATTCGGGCGAAAGCCGATCGCCGGCGCGGAGAAAGGCGTGCGCTGGGTCACGCCGAAGCTCGTCGTCGAGGTCGAGTATCGGGGCTGGTCGAAGGACGGCGTCTTGCGGCACTCCACCTATCGGGGCATCCGCGAGGACCGGGAGCCGAAGGAAATCGCGCGCGAAGCTCCCGCGGCAGGCCGCAAGTCGGGCAAGTCGCATGATTGGCGGCTCACCCATCCGGATCGCCTGCTATGGCCGGAACAGGGGATCACCAAGCAGGGCCTCGCCGATTTCTACGCCGAGATCGCCGACTGGATCCTTCCTCACCTCGTCAGCCGCCCCTTGAGCCTTTTGCGCTGCCCGGGGGGGATCGCCGCCCAGTGCTTCTTCGCCAAGCACTCCTGGAGCGGCTCGGGCGATGCGATCAGGCTCGTCCCGAACGGTGGCGGCGAGCCGTTTCTGGCGATCGAGGACCTCGACGGCCTGATCGAGCTGGTGCAGGCGAACGTCCTCGAGATCCATCCCTGGGGCGCGACGACCGCCGATCTCGAACGGCCTGATCGCCTCATCTTCGACCTCGATCCGGCCGACGACGTCCCCTGGGAGGCGGTGGTCGGAAGCGCCCGAGAGGTTCGGGAACGCCTGACGGGCCTTGGCCTGCAGAGCTATGTGAAGACCACGGGAGGCAAGGGGCTGCATGTCGTGGTGCCGATGATTCCCGCCCTGGAATGGGAACCCGCAAAGGCCTTCAGCAAGAAGCTGGTGGACGCCATGGCGGCCGACAGCCCCGGCCGCTACCTGACCAATATGGCGAAGAGCCAACGCAAGGGGCGCATCTTTCTCGACTATCTCAGAAACGGCCGCGGTGCGACCGCGGTCGCCGCCTTCTCGACACGTGCGAGGCCGGGCGCCGCGATCTCGACGCCGCTGTCCTGGGACGAGCTCTCGGCCGTCAAGGCGGATCATTATCGCCTCGACAATATCGTGAGACGCCTCGATGCCCTCAAGCGAGACCCGTGGGAGGGCTTCTTCAGCCTGCGGCAGCGATTGCCGGCCGCACGCAAAGCCAAGACATGATGAAGATTTCGGCCATTTTATCATCAATCGTATTTAATTCGTTCTTGCTGCGTTCCAGGCGGGCCATATTCACGCTCCGTGACACCCGATTGACTCCAAGGGTCGTACGTTGAATTGTCGGCGGTCTCGTAGAGTGGAGTGCAGTTATGGCGCCCAGGAGTAACTGGAAGGGATTCCTCAAACTATCCCTCGTTTCCTGTTCCATTGCGCTCTATCCGGCGGCCAGTTCGTCGGCTCGCATTACCTTCAACACACTCAACCGCAAGACCGGCAACCGGCTGAAGCGCCAGTTTGTCGATGCCGAGACCGGCGAAGAGGTGGATACGGAGGACCAGGTCAAGGGATTCCGCGTCGATCGGGACAATTACCTGATGATCGAGGAAACGGATCTGGACGAGATCCGCATCGAGAGCACGCATACGATCGAAATCGAAAAGTTCGTTCCGAAAGCGGAGATCGATCCGCGTTACATGGATGCGCCCTACTATATCGCCCCGACCGAGAAGGTGGGCGAGGAAGCCTTCGCCGTCATCCGCGACGCGATGCGCGACGAGAAAGTGGTCGGCCTCGGCCGTGCCGTGATTTCGAGGCGCGAGCGCATCATGATGATCGAGCCCTGGGACAAGGGGCTTCTCGGCACCGTGCTTCGCTACGCCTATGAGGTTCGAGGCGAGGAGGCCTATTTCAGCGAATTGCCGAGCCTCAAGCTCGACGCCGACCTGAACGACATGGCCAAGGTCATCATCAAGCGCAAATTCGGGCATTTCGACCCCACCGAGTTCACCGATCGCTATGAGGACGCCATCGCCGAAATGGTGCGCGGCAAGCAGGCCGGCTCCAAGCCGCGGCTGGCGAAGAGCGCCCCCTCGGGGGGCAATGTGATCAATCTCATGGATGCGCTGCGACGCAGCATGGAGGCTTCCGGCGCAGCACAGCCGAAGCGATCGGCTGAAGCTCCGGCCCAATCGCCTTCAGCGCAGGCGCCTTCCGCGGCATCGAAGAAACGTGCGAACGCCAAGCAGCTTCAGCGCGACCAGCCCCAGCTCAAGCTTCCCATCCCCGGAGGCAAGTCGAAGCCGGCCGGGAAGGCCAAGGTCGAAGCGCCGAAGGAGGAGATCAGGCCGTCTTCGAGGAAGAAGGCGTCGTGAGCGCGAACCCGACCGATCGCGCCTGTGTGCTGTGGATGGAGCTCGACGGCGAAATCTATTCGCCGGCGATGAGCCTCGGCCGGGCTACGCAGGAGACCATCGAGCGGGACATCTGGAACGGCGCTCATGCGGGTGTCTGTCACGCGGTCTACAGCTATGGCAGCTTTGCGAATGGCGGCAGCTATTGCCGCGAGATCACGCGAGAGGTCGCCGAAAGGCTAGGGCGGATGAGCCTGGCGAGCAGCGGCAAGCCGGCGGCCTCCGCGCTCGCTTTCCTCGAGATGTTCGGGGTCGGGCATTGCGATGCGGGCGCGGCGGCCCCGGCCCGTTCCGACGATCGCCCGGTTTTCGCGCAGATGCCGGCAGGCTCGGCTGCGAAGCGACCCCCGGCGCGAAAGAGACGCGCCAAGGTGCTATCTCCGGAGGAGCTGCGCGCCCAGCCTCAGTTCAAGCTGCCCATAGCGGGAGGCAAGCAAGATGTTGCGCCGTCATCGACCCGGATCGAAACCGAGGAAGAGGCAGACGTCGAGGTCCTGTCATTGAAGGACACGCGACCGCTGGCCGAGATCGAGGCCGGTTGGACCCGGTTCGACCAGAAGCTCCGCGACATGGGCATCAAGCTTCCGAAGGACGAGAAAACCGCCGTCCCGGAACCGCTTAGGGCGGCCAAGGCCTCTTAATTGACAATCCGACCGTTCGTGCTAAATATGACGCATGGGAAAAGGCGAAGTGACCCGTGCGGCAATCATCAGCGAAGCGTTGTCGCAGGCCGTGGTCGGCGGGCTGGAAGGGCTGACGCTCGGCGTTCTCGCCTCCAGCCTCAAGCTCTCGAAAAGCGGCTTGTTCGCCCACTTCAAGTCGAAGGAGGCCTTGCAGCTCGCGGTCCTGGAAACGGCCATCGACCGCTTCACCAGGAAGGTCGTCGTTCCGGCCCTGTCGAAGGCGGAGGGTGTGGCGCGCCTCGAGATGCTATTCGGCAATTACCTTGACTGGATCCGGCGCGGCGACGGCTCGGGTGGGTGTCTCTTCGTGACCGTCGCGCAGGAAGTCGATGATCGGCCGGGGCCGGTTCGCGATCTGTTGGTCGAGTCCCAAACCAAATGGCGAGGCGTTCTCGGCCAATGTGTCGCCGATACCGTCAAAGCAAAGACATTTCGGGCCGACGCCGACCCTAATCAGATCGTGTTCGAGATGGTCGGGATCGCCCTGTCATTCCAGCATTCGCTCAAGCTGTTCGGCGACAAGCGGGCCCGCCTTCTGGCCGAGCAGGCTTTCGCCCGCCTCATCGACGACAATCGCGTGCTCCAATGACGCCGCAACTCGATGAATCCGGCATTCGTTATTTGCAGAAATAAGCACGAACGTTCGTGTGATAAATTGAGCAACCCCACCCTTCGGAGCGGCTATGATCGACTATTACACCGCGAAATCGCTCGGCGGTAACACCCGCAAGATCACCATCATGCTGGCCGAGACCGGGCTCGAGCATGTGGTCAACTATGTCGACCTCGACAGGAACGAGCAGTACGAACCCTGGTACAGGGCCATCAATCCGAATTGCAAGATTCCAGCGATCGTCGATCACGATGTGCCGGGCGGTCTCGCCTTCGGCGAGTCGGGCGCGATCCTGATCTACCTTGCGGAAAAGACCGGTCGTTTTCTCCCGGTGAGCGGACCGGACCGCGCCAGGGTCATGCAATGGGTC from Rhizobiales bacterium GAS188 includes:
- a CDS encoding Stage V sporulation protein SpoVR/YcgB, involved in spore cortex formation — protein: MTANAIPRLYQGADWDFSTLRRLHDACEDIALSELGLDVYPNQIEVISAEQMLDAYSSIGMPLFYKHWSFGKHFTQHEALYRKGLRGLAYEIVINSSPCISYLMEENTTTMQALVIAHAAFGHNHFFKNNYLFKLWTDAKGILEYLNFAKGYVVKCEERYGQAIVERTLDAAHALMSHSVHRYPGKKQLNLRQEEERERERRAHAERVFNDLWRTVPSGSGKSVSELSADRRRALLGLPQENILYFLEKSAPRLMPWQRELLRIVRHIAQYFYPQGQTQIMNEGAATYVHYRIMTRLHEQGGISDGNFLEFLQSHTDVVSQLPYDDPRFSGFNPYALGFAMMRDIERIVTEPEDEDRQWFPEIAGAKDALTVLRDIWANYRDESFISQYLSPRLMRQMRMFQLHDDPALTEGVRVEAIQNERGYRRIRRELAKRHDVGWITPNIEVIDVDLVGDRRLILHHSVVNGCLLAEADAKRVLQHLGDLWGYDVLLREIGSTDTVLKEHACSPRAAALVAA
- a CDS encoding ATP-dependent DNA ligase LigD phosphoesterase module /ATP-dependent DNA ligase LigD polymerase module; this encodes MTKRPQKLSTDTPASPASGRAAKRANAPDPLKAYRSKRDFARTSEPVAKLGSAEGGQFVVQKHDARRLHYDLRLELDGVLVSFAVTRGPSLNPEDKRLAVRTEDHPMKYLDFEGVIPKGEYGGGTMIVWDRGTWTPNFDPHFGLNKGHLEFELHGKRLGGRWHLVRMKPRPGETKEQWLLLKAEDEFAKGAVGPDMLEEETRSILSGLTNDEVAKGELARPDHKARAGIARRRKQALPEASRLKGAHKGLLPVFVEPSLAAPAAHPPVSADFVHEIKLDGYRMLARIDGREVKLLTRTGLDWTHRFKSIASAVKGLRIPSAMLDGEIVVEDAAGIASFNELVTDLKSGRQDRFRYFVFDLIYFDGSDVRKASLVDRKALLKEVLAELPAGGAIAYGDHLEGHGPTVFEHASRLGLEGIVSKRRDAPYFSGRGNLWIKSKCVERQEFVVVGYVPSTAGKGAVGSLILGYYEGGALFHAGRVGSGFSTDEAKALFAALEPTTIDKPEFGRKPIAGAEKGVRWVTPKLVVEVEYRGWSKDGVLRHSTYRGIREDREPKEIAREAPAAGRKSGKSHDWRLTHPDRLLWPEQGITKQGLADFYAEIADWILPHLVSRPLSLLRCPGGIAAQCFFAKHSWSGSGDAIRLVPNGGGEPFLAIEDLDGLIELVQANVLEIHPWGATTADLERPDRLIFDLDPADDVPWEAVVGSAREVRERLTGLGLQSYVKTTGGKGLHVVVPMIPALEWEPAKAFSKKLVDAMAADSPGRYLTNMAKSQRKGRIFLDYLRNGRGATAVAAFSTRARPGAAISTPLSWDELSAVKADHYRLDNIVRRLDALKRDPWEGFFSLRQRLPAARKAKT
- a CDS encoding DNA end-binding protein Ku encodes the protein MAPRSNWKGFLKLSLVSCSIALYPAASSSARITFNTLNRKTGNRLKRQFVDAETGEEVDTEDQVKGFRVDRDNYLMIEETDLDEIRIESTHTIEIEKFVPKAEIDPRYMDAPYYIAPTEKVGEEAFAVIRDAMRDEKVVGLGRAVISRRERIMMIEPWDKGLLGTVLRYAYEVRGEEAYFSELPSLKLDADLNDMAKVIIKRKFGHFDPTEFTDRYEDAIAEMVRGKQAGSKPRLAKSAPSGGNVINLMDALRRSMEASGAAQPKRSAEAPAQSPSAQAPSAASKKRANAKQLQRDQPQLKLPIPGGKSKPAGKAKVEAPKEEIRPSSRKKAS
- a CDS encoding transcriptional regulator, TetR family, with product MGKGEVTRAAIISEALSQAVVGGLEGLTLGVLASSLKLSKSGLFAHFKSKEALQLAVLETAIDRFTRKVVVPALSKAEGVARLEMLFGNYLDWIRRGDGSGGCLFVTVAQEVDDRPGPVRDLLVESQTKWRGVLGQCVADTVKAKTFRADADPNQIVFEMVGIALSFQHSLKLFGDKRARLLAEQAFARLIDDNRVLQ